The Haloarcula limicola genomic sequence GTGACAAGCGCAACTTTGCGCTCCGTGAGGATGGTGACGAATCGAGCGTCTTCTCAGGCGGGACTCCCCGACAGGCTGCACTGAAGGCAGCCCGACGGCTCGACCCGGCCGACAGCGAAGACGATGCCGAGCGCCAGGAGATACGCCTCCGCGAGAAAGGAACCCACAAGGTCCACATCTACGAGGC encodes the following:
- a CDS encoding non-histone chromosomal MC1 family protein, coding for MARDSDKRNFALREDGDESSVFSGGTPRQAALKAARRLDPADSEDDAERQEIRLREKGTHKVHIYEAWAWVEQAPDDKPDWMPGDITKGNVSKEGVEHLDDI